The Cystobacter fuscus DSM 2262 genome contains a region encoding:
- a CDS encoding alpha/beta hydrolase — MRIGIQGIFQKPVRAWGGLLRILAVWLAFFVATWASRGAGGGYVALGCASVLAGALWWRGWRQRSRGASVKRAVAMLLALAPLGYLMIPLAPSVLPSLPADVTVQLWPTGPDRKVAVYRYPPADAASANGLALVFVHGGPGAYVRDFDRRFFAEFARDGFDVVLYDQFGAGRSPLGHARTYTHQNNVNDLVAVLERVNKPVVLVGQSYGATLVTSALMRAEVRDRVKYVVLTEPGKIPGAAFSSSPMMADKTTRAPDGARPPSAAVLARLMAPRALLALALPADQRYVSQEEFINHYTPDVQRALVANAFCKGDTGLLEAFEPERFNLLANFRISREAQGSPTPDLTGMSSSVLLLLGECSYIPRGRAMEYFDVYRIARSHLIPGVGHIPWGNERGQRLTREAIVRFVAQQPGPLPDEPTASDRNAFVSAGR; from the coding sequence ATGCGTATCGGCATCCAAGGAATCTTTCAAAAGCCTGTTCGCGCATGGGGTGGCTTGCTGCGGATCCTCGCGGTATGGCTCGCATTCTTCGTGGCGACCTGGGCCAGCCGAGGGGCAGGTGGCGGTTATGTCGCCCTGGGGTGCGCGAGCGTGCTGGCCGGTGCGCTGTGGTGGCGCGGGTGGCGGCAGCGGTCGCGTGGCGCAAGCGTCAAGCGCGCCGTGGCGATGCTGCTGGCGCTGGCGCCCTTGGGATACCTGATGATCCCGCTGGCGCCGTCCGTGCTGCCTTCCTTGCCGGCGGACGTGACGGTGCAGCTTTGGCCGACCGGGCCAGATCGCAAGGTGGCGGTCTATCGGTATCCGCCCGCAGATGCTGCTTCCGCCAACGGACTGGCGCTGGTGTTCGTGCACGGCGGGCCCGGCGCCTACGTGCGCGACTTCGATCGCCGCTTCTTCGCGGAATTCGCCCGCGACGGTTTCGACGTGGTGCTCTACGACCAATTCGGCGCCGGCCGATCGCCCCTGGGCCATGCGCGCACCTACACGCACCAGAACAACGTCAACGATCTCGTGGCGGTGCTCGAGCGCGTCAACAAGCCCGTGGTGCTGGTGGGGCAATCGTATGGCGCGACGTTGGTCACCTCCGCGCTGATGCGGGCCGAGGTGCGCGATCGCGTGAAGTACGTCGTGTTGACCGAGCCCGGCAAGATTCCCGGAGCGGCGTTCTCCTCCAGCCCCATGATGGCGGACAAGACCACGCGCGCGCCGGATGGTGCGCGGCCGCCCAGCGCCGCGGTGCTGGCCAGGCTCATGGCGCCGCGCGCGTTGCTGGCCTTGGCGCTGCCGGCGGATCAGCGCTATGTGTCGCAGGAAGAGTTCATCAACCATTACACGCCGGACGTGCAACGTGCGTTGGTCGCCAACGCGTTCTGCAAGGGCGATACCGGGCTGCTCGAGGCATTCGAGCCGGAGCGATTCAACCTGTTGGCCAATTTCCGCATCAGCCGGGAGGCGCAGGGGAGCCCGACGCCCGACCTCACGGGGATGTCCTCTTCCGTGTTGTTGCTGCTCGGCGAATGCAGCTATATCCCGCGCGGCCGGGCGATGGAGTACTTCGATGTCTACCGGATCGCCCGCAGTCACCTGATTCCGGGTGTGGGACATATCCCCTGGGGCAACGAGCGTGGGCAACGCCTGACACGCGAGGCGATCGTGCGCTTCGTGGCGCAGCAGCCGGGTCCGCTGCCCGATGAGCCGACGGCATCCGATCGGAACGCCTTTGTGTCGGCAGGGCGATAG